Proteins co-encoded in one Accipiter gentilis chromosome 5, bAccGen1.1, whole genome shotgun sequence genomic window:
- the AKAP12 gene encoding A-kinase anchor protein 12 isoform X3, with amino-acid sequence METSPSDSSTKDGVDAEKEDAHTVQQLPSLEEDAEDHATEPQSYDLGFKKVFKFVGFRFTVKKEKTGKSEPVQLLTVKKETQVPEGADDQKEVSSEEIVMPEDALSAEDNTKDTMKNEKTEDESPQTPEANESAALATDTASPLRKFFTQGWTGFRKKKSFRKPKEDELQSPTKEGEQDKEGATLTTETSEKEEKSEFEKQDEERNVTAVTIEAHEKEQTEDEKQESEKTVAATGVEASEKEELIRHDEQGQKEDVAAAAESVKEKKAEDDQERKLMEVSEDLGKKEEKNEEGKKESEVTEKTLKTRSGVSVVIDSANGELKTSSEVLPVGEKLGSTEKCEVDDRTEIPSEEKLEAGSLAIEISSEQLKKSEGREEGNKPVPLGKETFDEKTEEAELKMSPTAEDITQGEALERTTEKKASEEHEPKLALGAPGLKSFSNSEHSVDTEDDQQSIKPTDEGLQGKTGIVMTDAIKPDEITMEITPEEAAGKRPPEGITNEAELLSSQEKTKLQGSPLKKLFTGTGLKKLSGKKHKGRRDESKLGEHGEPTQHLSDSADSPEEQKGESSASSPEEMNEIPSLEKSVDGMQVTENEDAAISDVERKRESVTPWASFKKMVTPKKRVRRPSESDKEEETDKTKSVVVSATENAVDENQGELKENGIDQKPEKTMEEPKRKVDTSVSWEAFICVGSSKKRARKSSSSDEETEHKLGQESQKIEESGQSKETATDAILTSSQESDPGQGNSSPEQAGSPSEGEGISTWESFKRLVTPRRRSKTRMEERTEDSVVGSSLEHSTSDGEPGRDESWVPFRKLMPGRRKKKSDGKSEPTHLKQAKEDMAETTEEDSDIPAVVPLSEYEAAEQEKIEAQKAKDAEVMREQTSVEERAEKLEETLRIEQAHEGLVHAVTVTVVEGERAVTSIEERSPSWISAALTECIEQVGEEEEKETEKTFESDVIVEEAVVVAKTVPETRKDVSDDTTASELELTSEAVTALEETAEASCAEETLAVSLAEETTEMVSAVSQLLETPDTTEEVTPVQEVEATEQNLKELDRQTQKVLHEVAERVKSADVAQLVSERTMTATIITTVQGMESEVKGDAKDGNIVGQETVLLEQSLEKGEHKEDGLQPQGSAGTIQGQNGVEESVLHEGSERSEISAAIKESTEGCENVGVLRDESQGQTCEEAVVEDHEEIPDVRKTVEEPSSHDREFHSIKAVTPKEEPFAKQEPSEQEKLPTTELTVDETRDEHKPEVQIAVQDKTEDETSSLGLTAEEPVQLEGEGKTLTVGPECTEAVVTVVPVKPERQHEIPDLEEQACTEGVPSGAPAHREEEEDDAVLLGVKSTEVTVTEVSLQNEVKISALPSEKIGSEGAADAEQSGRDGAGKHITAKDSLPILEPPCREKTTDPPSQSDETEGGKMEDGMLETETHLESDTTVTEASTQIEPDSVSNVASMCPDITENGSAVLADISPEKCETPSSLAEEETVEKEQELVETSNCQDFQKEDNKNEQLMARAKEVVESGKREAVRGDECSTAVQQEVLTVREEGSDSALLQAESSEALKMPVPVAAAAVEDHVMAETVAPADTTAETLQPLATTPEQMASQEVPVTTVDPSGSGTAELGSAEAPESRVPPASMNGVSEEQERPQSAGQPEQNGIPLSDSLSLTHTEFEEDVVQSVTIESQSTKIVLNAIQTAVHKLAETEESVSFESEQRIKSIGKSPSDTNVPELLESMQVDHQLPVKEEEVGSKEQELQQSEIVKNATLTKSAEIHATVEKTKDRLLTSEMLKDGQSQNSLTIVTIPEDVSRESVGLQKSTLELSTSEDSTKDPLDIHPPKLREKEVGQTMEIPDQHTGQQTCRESEEEQHHLPVEDGKTQTWEDDSCKEGTSCDSPQSQNSVAPEALNMC; translated from the exons ATGGAGACAAGTCCATCTGACTCAAGCACCAAGGATGGTGTAGATGCTGAGAAAGAGGATGCTCATACAGTTCAACAGTTGCCATCTTTGGAAGAAGACGCAGAAGACCATGCAACTGAGCCACAGTCTTATGATCTGGGGTTTAAAAAGGTTTTCAAATTTGTTGGGTTCAGATTCACAGTGAAgaaggaaaagacaggaaaatcgGAACCAGTTCAACTGCTTACtgtaaaaaaggaaacacaagtcCCTGAAGGAGCTGATGATCAAAAAGAAGTCAGCTCAGAAGAAATAGTGATGCCTGAGGATGCACTCTCTGCAGAAGACAACACCAAAGacacaatgaaaaatgaaaaaacagaagatGAATCTCCTCAAACACCAGAAGCAAATGAGTCAGCTGCCTTAGCCACTGATACTGCATCGCCATTAAGAAAATTTTTTACTCAGGGATGGACTGGatttagaaaaaagaagagttttagGAAACCTAAAGAAGATGAACTACAGTCTCCTACGAAAGAAGGGGAGCAAGACAAAGAGGGGGCAACATTAACAACTGAAACCagtgaaaaggaggagaaatcTGAGTTTGAGAAGCAAGATGAAGAGAGGAATGTGACAGCAGTAACTATTGAAGCACATGAGAAGGAGCaaactgaagatgaaaagcaGGAGTCAGAAAAGACTGTGGCAGCCACAGGAGTTGAAGCAAGTGAGAAGGAAGAGCTAATCAGGCATGATGAGCAGGGACAAAAGGAAgatgtagcagcagcagcagaaagtgtgaaggagaaaaaagctGAAGATGATCAAGAAAGGAAACTGATGGAAGTCTCAGAAGATCTtggtaaaaaggaagaaaaaaatgaagaaggaaagaaggaaagtgaGGTGACAGAAAAAACACTAAAAACAaggtcaggggtatctgttgtcatTGATAGTGCGAATGGAGAGTTGAAAACATCCTCAGAAGTCCTACCTGTGGGAGAAAAACTGGGGTCAACGGAGAAGTGTGAAGTAGATGACAGAACTGAAATACCCTCTGAAGAGAAACTTGAAGCAGGATCTTTGGCAATTGAAATTTCTAGTGAACAGCTTAAAAAAtctgaaggaagagaagaaggaaataaacCTGTTCCACTGGGGAAAGAAACATTTGATGAAAAAACGGAGGAAGCAGAATTGAAAATGTCACCCACAGCAGAAGACATCACACAAGGAGAAGCTCTGGAGAGAaccacagagaagaaagcaagcgAAGAACATGAGCCAAAACTGGCTCTGGGTGCTCCTGGATTGAAGTCCTTTTCTAATTCTGAACATTCGGTTGACACAGAGGATGATCAACAGTCAATCAAACCCACTGATGAAGGACTACAGGGAAAAACTGGCATAGTTATGACTGATGCTATCAAACCAGATGAAATAACCATGGAAATAACTCCTGAAGAGGCAGCTGGAAAGAGGCCTCCAGAAGGTATCACAAATGAAGCTGAACTGCTGTCTTCTCAAGAAAAAACTAAACTACAAGGCAGCCCTTTAAAGAAACTCTTTACGGGTACTGGATTGAAAAAACTGTCTGGAAAGAAGCATAAAGGCAGAAGAGACGAATCTAAGTTAGGGGAACACGGTGAACCAACTCAGCATTTATCAGATTCCGCAGATAGCCCAGAGGAACAAAAGGGGGAGAGTTCTGCTTCTTCTCCTGAGGAGATGAATGAAATTCCTTCTTTGGAAAAATCTGTAGATGGAATGCAGGTCACTGAAAATGAAGATGCTGCAATTTCAGACGTGGAGCGAAAAAGAGAAAGTGTGACACCCTGGGCTTCATTTAAAAAGATGGTGACTCCCAAGAAACGTGTCAGAAGACCTTCTGAAAGcgataaagaagaagaaactgataagACAAAGAGTGTTGTAGTATCTGCAACTGAAAATGCTGTTGATGAAAATCAGggagaattaaaagaaaatgggatAGACCAGAAACCAGAGAAGACCATGGAGGAGCCCAAAAGAAAGGTTGACACCTCTGTGTCCTGGGAAGCTTTTATATGTGTAGGTTCCTCAAAGAAGAGAGCCAGGAAATCATCATCGTCTGATGAAGAAACTGAACATAAGCTTGGTCAAGAAAGCCAAAAAATAGAAGAGTCTGGACAGAGCAAAGAAACGGCAACAGATGCAATTCTTACTAGTTCTCAGGAGAGCGATCCAGGACAAGGGAATTCTTCCCCAGAACAAGCTGGAAGCCCATCTGAAGGTGAAGGTATTTCAACATGGGAATCATTTAAAAGGTTAGTCACTCCAAGAAGGAGATCCAAAACGAGAATGGAAGAGAGAACTGAAGACTCTGTTGTGGGATCTAGCCTGGAGCATTCCACATCAGATGGTGAGCCTGGAAGAGACGAATCGTGGGTTCCATTTAGAAAACTGATGCCTGGGCGCAGGAAGAAGAAGTCAGATGGAAAGTCAGAACCAACTCATCTTAAACAAGCAAAAGAAGACATGGCAGAAACAACTGAAGAAGATTCAGATATTCCAGCTGTTGTTCCTTTATCTGAATACGAAGCAGCGGAGCAGGAGAAAATTGAAGCCCAAAAAGCAAAAGATGCTGAAGTGATGAGAGAACAGACCTCAGTGgaagagagagcagaaaaattaGAGGAGACCCTAAGAATTGAACAAGCACATGAAGGGCTGGTACATGCAGTTACTGTTACTGTTGTGGAAGGGGAAAGGGCAGTTACTAGTATTGAAGAAAGGTCACCATCTTGGATATCTGCTGCTCTGACAGAGTGCATTGAGCaggtgggagaagaggaagagaaagaaactgagaaaacgTTTGAATCGGATGTTATTGTGGAAGAAGCAGTGGTAGTTGCTAAGACAGTGCCAGAGACGAGAAAGGATGTAAGTGATGACACCACGGCAAGTGAGCTAGAGCTAACCTCAGAAGCAGTGACGGCTCTGGAGGAGACAGCAGAAGCTTCCTGCGCTGAAGAAACATTGGCAGTGTCCCTTGCTGAGGAGACAACTGAGATGGTTTCTGCTGTTTCACAGTTGTTAGAAACCCCAGATACTACAGAGGAAGTTACACCTGTACAAGAAGTGGAGGCCACTGAACAAAATTTGAAAGAATTAGACAGACAGACACAAAAAGTTCTTCATGAAGTTGCTGAAAGAGTAAAGTCAGCAGATGTAGCGCAGCTGGTTAGTGAAAGAACCATGACAGCAACTATAATTACGACAGTGCAAGGAATGGAGTCAGAAGTGAAAGGTGATGCTAAAGATGGGAACATCGTAGGCCAGGAAACTGTTCTGCTTGAACAGTCCTTGGAAAAAGGAGAACACAAGGAGGATGGCCTCCAGCCCCAGGGAAGTGCAGGGACCATTCAAGGCCAAAATGGAGTTGAAGAGAGTGTTCTACACGAAGGTTCAGAGAGAAGTGAAATATCTGCTGCaataaaagaaagcacagaaggaTGTGAAAATGTGGGTGTATTGAGAGATGAAAGCCAGGGGCAGACATGTGAAGAAGCAGTTGTAGAAGACCATGAAGAAATACCTGATGTGCGGAAGACAGTAGAGGAACCTTCATCACACGACAGAGAGTTTCACAGCATCAAAGCAGTGACCCCCAAGGAAGAGCCGTTTGCAAAGCAGGAGCCTTCAGAACAAGAGAAACTGCCCACAACAGAGTTGACAGTAGATGAGACAAGAGATGAACATAAACCAGAAGTACAGATTGCA GTGCAGGACAAGACAGAGGATGAAACTTCGTCCTTGGGCCTTACAGCTGAAGAGCCTGTGCAGCTTGAAGGAGAGGGCAAAACCCTTACTGTGGGACCAGAGTGCACAGAAGCAGTTGTCACTGTGGTCCCTGTTAAACCTGAAAGACAACATGAAATTCCTGACTTAGAAGAGCAAGCTTGTACTGAAGGAGTTCCTAGCGGGGCACCTGCccacagagaggaagaggaagatgatgctGTGCTCCTTGGAGTAAAAAGCACAGAAGTCACTGTTACTGAGGTTTCGCTACAGAATGAGGTTAAAATCTCTGCCCTTCCGTCAGAAAAAATTGGCTCAGAAGGAGCAGCAGATGCTGAGCAGagtgggagggatggggctggcaaGCACATTACAGCAAAAGATTCTCTGCCCATCCTAGAGCCACCATGCAGAGAAAAAACAACTGACCCCCCCTCTCAGAGTGATGAAACTGAAGGTGGCAAAATGGAAGATGGTATGCTTGAAACTGAAACACACTTAGAGAGTGATACCACTGTCACTGAGGCTTCCACACAGATTGAACCAGACAGCGTATCTAATGTAGCATCAATGTGCCCAGATATCACTGAAAATGGAAGCGCTGTCCTCGCTGACATAAGCCCCGAGAAATGTGAAACACCAAGCAGCTTAGCTGAAGAAGAGACTGTGGAGAAAGAACAAGAACTTGTAGAAACCTCAAACTGTCAAGACTTTCAGAAAGAAGATAACAAAAATGAGCAATTGATGGCAAGGGCCAAAGAAGTAGTTGAATCTGGAAAACGGGAAGCTGTGAGAGGTGATGAATGTTCAACTGCTGTCCAGCAAGAAGTTTTAACTGTGCGAGAGGAAGGCTCTGACTCAGCCCTCCTACAAGCTGAAAGCTCGGAGGCTCTGAAAATGCCTGTGCCTGTAGCAGCTGCAGCAGTTGAAGACCATGTAATGGCAGAAACCGTAGCACCTGCAGACACGACAGCCGAAACTTTACAGCCCTTGGCAACCACACCAGAGCAAATGGCTTCTCAAGAGGTTCCAGTTACTACTGTTGACCCTTCAGGCAGTGGGACTGCAGAGCTTGGTAGTGCAGAAGCACCTGAGTCTCGGGTACCTCCTGCTTCCATGAATGGAGTATCAGAGGAACAAGAGAGGCCCCAGAGTGCAGGGCAGCCTGAACAAAATGGTATTCCTCTAAGTGACAGTCTGTCTCTCACCCACACGGAATTTGAGGAGGATGTTGTTCAGTCTGTGACTATAGAGTCCCAGAGTACAAAAATTGTATTGAATGCTATCCAGACGGCTGTTCACAAActtgcagaaacagaagaatcaGTTTCCTTTGAGTCAGAGCAGCGCATTAAGTCCATAGGGAAAAGCCCGTCAGATACAAATGTACCAGAACTTCTGGAAAGTATGCAGGTGGATCATCAACTTCCAGTAAAAGAGGAAGAGGTAGGGAGTAAAGAACAAGAGCTTCAGCAATCAGAAATAGTGAAAAATGCTACCTTAACAAAGTCTGCAGAAATTCATGCAACTGTAGAAAAAACAAAAGATAGGCTGTTAACTTCTGAGATGCTGAAAGATGGACAAAGTCAGAATTCTTTAACAATTGTGACTATCCCTGAAGATGTTTCAAGGGAAAGTGTGGGACTTCAGAAATCAACACTAGAACTAAGTACTTCAGAAGATTCAACCAAAGACCCCCTAGACATACACCCACCAAAATTAAGGGAAAAAGAGGTTGGGCAGACTATGGAAATCCCAGACCAGCATACAGGTCAGCAAACATGCAGAGAAAGTGAGGAAGAACAACATCACCTGCCAGTGGAAGATGGGAAAACACAGACATGGGAGGATGACAGttgcaaagaaggaacatcttGTGATAGTCCACAAAGTCAGAACTCAGTGGCTCCTGAGGCCTTGAAT ATGTGCTAA